One region of Armigeres subalbatus isolate Guangzhou_Male chromosome 3, GZ_Asu_2, whole genome shotgun sequence genomic DNA includes:
- the LOC134225792 gene encoding uncharacterized protein LOC134225792 encodes MIFHVISVMKVPSTCTTETQGWPTIYLEATAWTMNQLDRNSSENKNNSTSHAAMPFPHGLECPLLCQVCTQAQGVQFFSHIVRVAYAKSGQTIRESDFYQVSEKIAKIREKIVVATNCIISTLSLSSLNSSSSLDDIKKETQELHELELRRKLGDPQQRTSRTNERSFD; translated from the exons ATGATTTTCCACGTCATCAGTGTGA TGAAAGTACCATCAACCTGCACTACCGAAACTCAAGGATGGCCAACTATTTATCTGGAAGCAACAGCATGGACCATGAATCAATTGgaccgaaattcctccgaaaataaaaacaactccACGAGTCACGCTGCTATGCCTTTTCCCCACGGTTTAGAATGTCCTCTATTGTGCCAAGTTTGCACACAGGCTCAAGGGGTGCAGTTCTTTAGTCATATAGTGCGAGTTGCATACGCTAAATCTGGACAGACGATACGAGAAAGTGACTTCTATCAGGTTTCGGAGAAAATCGCCAAG ATCAGGGAAAAAATTGTCGTTGCCACGAACTGCATCATCAGTACTTTAAGCTTGTCGTCGTTGAATAGCAGCAGCAGCTTGGACGATATCAAGAAGGAAACTCAG GAATTGCATGAACTGGAACTGAGAAGAAAGCTTGGTGATCCGCAGCAAAGAACGTCAAGAACGAACGAACGATCTTTCGATTAG